The following proteins come from a genomic window of Chiroxiphia lanceolata isolate bChiLan1 chromosome 28, bChiLan1.pri, whole genome shotgun sequence:
- the LOC116799478 gene encoding pulmonary surfactant-associated protein C-like — MESSMKQVVVEEEEDSEQACCCPGCCLSCNICCAKCCAKCVRCCCLPKCCKCPKLPGCCGCSGCFSCLKKSLCFVPRLLCYLPRKLLGCHHLRCLLIVVVVVVLLVVIIAGVLLMWLHVDQSHADTVLRMGLWGGSAREEDAATFYLDSGDGNGATVIYDYRNLLVSYRSRLHRTCFVTRVDKDNIPGLDAVAETFQRRQDEQRISLPLADRSLLGTTASILCSALPVYWA; from the exons aTGGAGAGCAGCATGAAgcaggtggtggtggaggaagaagag GACTCGGAGCAGGcgtgctgctgcccaggctgctgcttgtCCTGCAACATATGCTGTGCCAAGTGCTGTGCCAAGTGTGTccggtgctgctgcctgcccaaGTGCTGCAAGTGCCCCAAGCTTCCCGGCTGCTGCGGCTGCTCCGGCTGTTTCAGCTGCCTCAAGAAGTCCCTGTGCTTCGTCCCTCGCCTGCTGTGTTACCTGCCCCGCAAGCTGCTGGGCTGCCACCACCTGCGGTGCCTCCTCAtcgtggtggtggtggtggtgctgctcGTGGTCATCATCGCCGGCGTCCTGCTCATGTGGCTGCACGTCGACCAGAGCCACGCCGACACC GTGCTGCGGATGGGTTTGTGGGGAGGGTCGGCCCGGGAGGAGGACGCTGCCACCTTCTACCTGGACAGCGGGGATGGGAACGGGGCCACCGTCATCTATGACTACAGGAAT CTGCTGGTGAGCTACAGATCCCGCCTGCACCGCACCTGCTTCGTCACCCGCGTGGACAAGGACAACATCCCGGGGCTGGACGCGGTGGCCGAGACCTTCCAGCGCCGGCAG GACGAGCAGAGGATCTCCCTGCCCCTGGCCGACCGCTCCCTCCTGGGCACCACGGCGAGCATCCTCTGCAGCGCCCTCCCCGTCTACTGGGCTTAG